The Deinococcus koreensis genome window below encodes:
- a CDS encoding VOC family protein, whose product MLKHVSFLTRDLSAALQFYVRLGAVVEKDTLTPEGYRRGVLRLGEGRLQFFQIPGEVATPQGHWAEHIAVYVPALPELLRDLQAASVTVTRDLQPSPGGRPMAFVLDPDGRQVELLEADG is encoded by the coding sequence ATGCTCAAACACGTCTCCTTCCTGACCCGCGACCTGAGCGCCGCTCTGCAGTTCTATGTCCGCCTGGGCGCGGTGGTCGAGAAGGACACCCTGACCCCGGAAGGCTACCGGCGCGGCGTGCTGCGGCTGGGCGAGGGCCGGCTGCAGTTCTTCCAGATTCCGGGCGAGGTGGCCACGCCGCAGGGGCACTGGGCCGAGCACATCGCCGTCTACGTGCCGGCCCTGCCCGAACTGCTGCGCGACCTCCAGGCCGCGAGCGTGACCGTTACGCGCGACCTGCAGCCCAGCCCGGGCGGGCGGCCGATGGCCTTCGTGCTCGACCCGGACGGCCGGCAGGTGGAGCTGCTGGAGGCCGACGGCTAG
- a CDS encoding AI-2E family transporter has protein sequence MSIPPLSSPNALREQRPPHAFAHAWRSPWVRLIVFVLAFYLAYRLVGQIRSVLVDFAVAFLIAYLANPLLNWLQRGRVKRGLGVFFVVLIFLGIFTLAGALLVTVSGQLVQLFQKLPDLIGSLGTTFNALTRWLGGLGVSGLDDVQTQITNAAQNYVKNLGQNIVPILQNALSSTSTLLGTLLSIGGVVGQVLLILLLSIYLMLDYSRVNATLLAVFPRPWQPRVMELSELTGTAVGGYVRGQLLIAAFIGVFVWLGLTVVGIPSAAAIGFLAGAFNIVPYLGPIIGAAPALLLALTMPGGVLKAVLVIVVFVAANQIEGNFLSPYILSRTTDLHPVTVLVAILIGVALLGFAGALLAVPTVALGKLLMQKYYYPSRVYTEGP, from the coding sequence GTGAGTATCCCACCCCTGTCCAGCCCGAATGCCCTGCGGGAACAGCGCCCGCCACACGCCTTCGCGCACGCCTGGCGAAGCCCCTGGGTGCGGCTGATCGTCTTCGTACTGGCCTTCTACCTGGCCTACCGGCTGGTCGGCCAGATCCGCTCGGTGCTGGTGGATTTCGCGGTCGCCTTCCTGATCGCCTACCTCGCCAACCCCCTGCTCAACTGGCTGCAGCGGGGCCGGGTCAAACGGGGCCTGGGCGTGTTTTTCGTGGTGCTGATCTTCCTGGGCATCTTCACGCTGGCCGGCGCGCTGCTGGTCACGGTGAGCGGCCAGCTCGTGCAGCTGTTCCAGAAGCTGCCGGATCTGATCGGCTCGCTGGGCACCACCTTCAATGCACTGACACGGTGGCTCGGCGGGCTCGGCGTCTCCGGCCTGGACGATGTCCAGACCCAGATCACCAACGCCGCCCAGAACTATGTGAAGAACCTGGGACAGAACATCGTACCGATCCTGCAGAACGCGCTGAGTTCCACCAGCACGCTGCTGGGCACCCTGCTCTCGATCGGTGGGGTGGTCGGCCAGGTGCTGCTGATCCTGCTGCTCAGCATTTACCTCATGCTGGACTACTCGCGTGTGAACGCCACCCTGCTGGCGGTCTTCCCGCGCCCCTGGCAGCCGCGCGTGATGGAACTCAGCGAGCTGACCGGCACGGCGGTCGGCGGCTACGTGCGCGGACAGCTGCTGATCGCGGCCTTCATCGGCGTCTTCGTGTGGCTGGGCCTGACCGTGGTGGGTATTCCCAGCGCCGCCGCCATCGGCTTTCTGGCGGGGGCGTTCAACATCGTGCCGTACCTGGGGCCGATCATCGGGGCGGCGCCGGCCCTGCTGCTGGCGCTGACCATGCCGGGCGGCGTCCTGAAGGCCGTCCTGGTGATCGTGGTCTTCGTGGCCGCCAACCAGATCGAGGGCAATTTCCTGAGCCCCTACATCCTGAGCCGCACCACGGATCTGCACCCGGTCACGGTACTGGTCGCCATCCTGATCGGGGTGGCCCTGCTGGGCTTCGCGGGGGCGCTGCTGGCCGTGCCCACGGTAGCGCTGGGCAAACTGCTGATGCAGAAGTACTACTACCCCAGCCGCGTGTATACCGAAGGGCCCTAG
- the ndk gene encoding nucleoside-diphosphate kinase, translated as MERTFAMIKPDGVRRGLTPEILSRIARKGYRVVGLKQMVIPRETAETHYGEHRERPFFGELVDFITGGPVVAIALEGENAIAGWRAMMGATNPANAAPGTIRADFATTTGENVMHGSDSPESAERELGLFFQPSELLE; from the coding sequence ATGGAACGTACTTTTGCCATGATCAAGCCCGACGGCGTTCGCCGTGGACTGACCCCCGAGATTCTTTCCCGCATCGCCCGCAAGGGCTACCGGGTGGTGGGCCTCAAGCAGATGGTCATCCCCCGCGAGACCGCCGAGACCCACTACGGCGAGCACCGGGAGCGGCCGTTCTTCGGCGAGCTGGTGGACTTCATCACCGGCGGCCCGGTGGTCGCCATCGCGCTGGAAGGCGAGAACGCCATCGCCGGCTGGCGGGCCATGATGGGCGCCACCAACCCCGCCAACGCCGCGCCGGGCACCATCCGCGCCGACTTTGCGACCACCACGGGCGAGAACGTCATGCACGGCAGCGACAGCCCCGAGAGCGCCGAGCGTGAACTGGGCCTGTTCTTCCAGCCGTCTGAACTGCTGGAGTGA
- a CDS encoding ABC transporter permease, with translation MAGVTHVPAPRPSPDAARIALIACAVGAAGLLLFPLATLGRGFSADAVLLHLSGSVLNLSASQQLPLPSTGTVLTLGWATLAAMLATLIGAWRRTNWFWLSALLAFGLAVAAVWVLGGLIGSELSRVNADTTLRPGAKRQLRNFYDGGGMNLGLFLPIVAGLVAAGAGLSARSAWWERLNRLRGLLVPTVAISLAILVGAIVVLVVQPLVNQSGQPLSLWGAWLAKTDLMYFVYSTLFAPVTSLNPLLDSLKLATPLIFTGLSVAFAFRTGLFNIGAPGQLTMGAIAAMLVGVYGPAGLGALLLPLSVIAAGAGGALWGAIPGFLKARFGSSEVINTIMLNYIASAIFIFLIGNETFPFLGRTYTLGIKAEGFEPRSDLLQEGARLPTLLGLFNVGQGGAVAVSIGLLVALVAFLVARPLLRRTRSGGLIALGVALLAGALTWRIGIPVNIAGSQLNASFLIALLCVAFFGTLMWRTATGYALRAVGLSPKAAEYGGISVARGTVLAMTIAGMFAGLAGTHYVNGGALDEYRLKGNMPVNVGFDGIAVALMGQSTPGGVVAASLLFGTVDTGGIDVDQKLENVNKDIVTVLKALIVLFIAAGGFLSRRITDPPPPQLLAAAAQGLKPEDVTLPSGAARAERATPLPNVAPRAEGHSQAPNTKEGGEN, from the coding sequence ATGGCGGGCGTGACCCACGTTCCTGCCCCTCGCCCCTCCCCGGACGCGGCCCGAATTGCGTTGATCGCCTGCGCGGTGGGGGCCGCCGGTCTGCTGCTGTTTCCTCTGGCCACCCTGGGCCGGGGCTTCAGCGCGGACGCGGTGCTGCTGCACCTCAGCGGCTCCGTTCTGAACCTGTCGGCCAGCCAGCAGCTGCCCCTGCCCAGCACCGGCACCGTACTCACCCTGGGCTGGGCCACCCTGGCAGCCATGCTCGCCACATTGATCGGCGCGTGGCGGCGCACGAACTGGTTCTGGCTGAGCGCCCTGCTGGCCTTCGGGCTGGCCGTGGCCGCCGTCTGGGTGCTGGGCGGCCTGATCGGCAGCGAGCTGAGCCGCGTGAACGCCGACACCACCCTGCGCCCCGGCGCCAAGCGGCAGCTGCGCAACTTCTACGACGGCGGCGGCATGAATCTCGGCCTGTTCCTGCCCATCGTGGCCGGACTGGTGGCCGCCGGCGCCGGCCTGAGCGCGCGCAGCGCCTGGTGGGAGCGCCTGAACCGCCTGCGCGGGCTGCTGGTGCCCACGGTGGCCATCTCGCTGGCGATCCTGGTGGGGGCCATCGTGGTGCTGGTGGTGCAGCCGCTGGTCAACCAGAGTGGGCAGCCGCTCTCGCTGTGGGGCGCCTGGCTCGCCAAGACCGACCTGATGTACTTCGTGTACTCCACCCTGTTCGCGCCGGTCACCAGCCTGAACCCGCTGCTCGACTCGCTCAAGCTGGCCACCCCGCTGATCTTCACCGGCCTGAGCGTGGCCTTCGCCTTCCGCACGGGGCTGTTCAACATCGGCGCGCCGGGGCAGCTCACCATGGGCGCCATCGCGGCGATGCTGGTCGGGGTGTACGGCCCGGCCGGCCTGGGCGCCCTCCTGCTGCCCCTCTCGGTGATCGCGGCCGGGGCGGGGGGTGCGCTGTGGGGCGCCATTCCGGGCTTCCTGAAGGCGCGTTTCGGCTCCAGCGAGGTCATCAACACCATCATGCTCAACTACATCGCCTCGGCGATCTTCATCTTCCTGATCGGCAACGAGACCTTCCCCTTCCTGGGCCGCACCTACACGCTGGGCATCAAGGCCGAGGGCTTCGAGCCGCGCAGCGACCTGCTGCAGGAGGGTGCCCGCCTGCCGACCCTGCTGGGCCTGTTCAACGTGGGCCAGGGCGGCGCGGTGGCCGTGAGCATCGGGCTGCTGGTGGCGCTGGTGGCCTTCCTCGTGGCGCGGCCGCTGCTGCGCCGCACCCGGAGCGGCGGCCTCATCGCGCTGGGCGTGGCCCTGCTGGCCGGGGCGCTGACCTGGCGGATCGGCATTCCGGTGAACATCGCGGGCTCGCAGCTCAACGCCTCGTTCCTGATCGCGCTGCTGTGCGTGGCCTTCTTCGGCACGCTGATGTGGCGCACCGCCACGGGCTACGCGCTGCGGGCCGTGGGCCTCTCGCCCAAGGCGGCCGAGTACGGGGGCATCAGCGTGGCGCGCGGCACCGTCCTGGCCATGACCATCGCCGGGATGTTCGCGGGGCTGGCGGGCACGCACTACGTGAACGGCGGGGCGCTCGACGAGTACCGCCTGAAGGGCAACATGCCCGTGAACGTGGGCTTCGACGGCATCGCGGTCGCCCTGATGGGCCAGAGCACGCCCGGCGGGGTGGTCGCCGCCAGCCTGCTGTTCGGCACGGTCGACACCGGCGGCATCGACGTGGATCAGAAGCTGGAGAACGTGAACAAGGACATCGTGACCGTGCTCAAGGCATTGATCGTGCTGTTCATCGCGGCCGGGGGCTTCCTGAGCCGGCGCATCACGGATCCGCCCCCGCCGCAGCTGCTGGCAGCCGCCGCGCAGGGCCTGAAGCCCGAAGACGTGACCCTGCCCTCCGGCGCCGCACGCGCGGAACGGGCCACCCCGCTGCCGAACGTCGCGCCCCGCGCTGAGGGACACAGCCAGGCACCGAACACCAAAGAAGGGGGCGAGAACTGA
- a CDS encoding RodZ domain-containing protein — MSFGSTLKQAREAQGFSTQDLALRTKIRGDYLRALEEGNTSLLPERTFARSYLQRYARELNLDPAPLMAEFDRTMPVSAEIAQSLRGAGGRERPATPMNPAVLAGGLTALIVVGAAGYYAYSTFLRPAPVSTVVAPAATPSRAVPTPPPPPPPAAPRTVRLTISSVPAGARVYLDNRDLGVTPVKSFPVAARDQAELRVELGGRQGLRQSVSLVQGRNLRAQLPVAGQGKAVLADLNTPAGTPKPATPAPAGAVPAGAVPAATGPAGTPPTATTPATPQAAVRVTFSGESWTRVTGPSGQVLYQGTPPVGSVKGFPAGVTVRTGNAGAVRVSVNGAPAQAMGQSGQVLTKSY; from the coding sequence ATGAGTTTTGGCTCAACGCTTAAACAAGCCCGGGAGGCCCAGGGCTTCAGCACGCAGGATCTGGCGCTGCGAACCAAGATCCGGGGCGACTACCTGCGCGCCCTGGAAGAGGGCAACACCAGCCTGCTCCCCGAGCGCACCTTCGCCCGCTCCTACCTGCAGCGCTACGCCCGTGAACTGAACCTCGACCCGGCCCCCCTGATGGCGGAGTTCGACCGCACGATGCCGGTCTCCGCCGAGATCGCCCAGAGCCTGCGCGGCGCGGGTGGTCGTGAGCGACCGGCCACCCCGATGAATCCGGCCGTCCTGGCGGGGGGCCTGACCGCCCTGATCGTCGTGGGGGCCGCCGGATACTACGCCTACAGCACCTTTCTGAGGCCGGCGCCCGTGTCGACCGTGGTCGCGCCGGCCGCCACCCCTTCGCGCGCCGTGCCCACGCCCCCCCCGCCCCCCCCGCCCGCCGCGCCGCGCACCGTGCGCCTGACGATCAGCAGCGTGCCCGCCGGCGCGCGGGTCTATCTGGACAACCGCGATCTGGGCGTGACCCCGGTCAAGTCCTTTCCCGTCGCGGCGCGCGATCAGGCCGAACTGCGGGTCGAACTGGGCGGCCGCCAGGGGCTCAGGCAGTCCGTAAGTCTGGTGCAGGGACGCAACCTGCGGGCCCAGTTGCCCGTGGCCGGGCAGGGGAAAGCCGTGCTGGCGGATCTGAACACCCCGGCGGGCACCCCGAAGCCGGCCACTCCAGCCCCGGCCGGAGCGGTGCCAGCAGGAGCCGTGCCGGCAGCGACAGGGCCGGCCGGAACCCCACCCACCGCCACCACGCCCGCCACGCCACAGGCCGCCGTCCGGGTGACCTTCAGCGGCGAGTCCTGGACGCGGGTGACCGGCCCGTCCGGACAGGTGCTGTACCAGGGCACCCCGCCCGTGGGCAGCGTCAAGGGGTTCCCGGCTGGGGTGACGGTTCGTACCGGCAATGCCGGAGCCGTGCGGGTCAGCGTGAACGGCGCCCCGGCACAGGCCATGGGCCAGTCGGGTCAGGTGCTGACGAAAAGCTATTGA
- a CDS encoding ABC transporter permease, with protein MDGLLTQLFTAAFLATFIRSVVPLLLTALGGLFSERAGVVNIALDGLIIFGALAGAVGAKLLEPAFGPLAPWLGWLCGMAVGGLIAWIHALVSIKYRADQVISGTAINLLASGVPAVILTALYGSSTESPKLAQGLPLWGVGELRFSPPVYFAFLAVAISWYVLYRTPFGLRLRATGEQPQAAASMGINVRRMRYSAVILSGMLAGTAGVFLSVGNLDSYVRNISAGGGFIALAALIFGQWKALGVLGATVLFGFLQALSIALGGSELLPPTLVSALPYLITVLALIFTGRSRAPKALGRPYDG; from the coding sequence ATGGACGGCCTGCTGACCCAACTGTTCACGGCCGCCTTCCTGGCCACCTTCATCCGCTCGGTCGTGCCGCTGCTGCTCACCGCCCTGGGCGGGCTCTTCAGCGAGCGCGCCGGCGTGGTGAACATCGCGCTGGACGGCCTGATCATCTTCGGGGCGCTGGCCGGCGCGGTGGGCGCCAAGCTGCTCGAACCGGCCTTCGGGCCGCTGGCCCCCTGGCTGGGCTGGCTGTGCGGCATGGCGGTGGGCGGCCTGATCGCCTGGATCCACGCGCTGGTGTCCATCAAGTATCGCGCCGATCAGGTCATCAGCGGCACGGCCATCAACCTGCTGGCCTCGGGCGTGCCGGCCGTGATTCTGACCGCCCTGTACGGCTCCTCGACCGAGAGCCCCAAGCTGGCGCAGGGCCTGCCGCTGTGGGGCGTGGGGGAACTGCGCTTCTCGCCGCCGGTCTACTTCGCGTTCCTGGCGGTGGCGATCAGCTGGTACGTGCTGTACCGCACGCCCTTCGGGCTGCGCCTGCGCGCCACCGGCGAACAGCCCCAGGCCGCCGCCTCCATGGGGATCAACGTGCGCCGGATGCGCTACAGCGCCGTGATCCTCTCGGGCATGCTGGCCGGCACGGCGGGCGTGTTCCTGAGCGTGGGGAACCTCGACTCCTACGTGCGGAACATCAGCGCCGGGGGCGGGTTCATCGCGCTGGCGGCGCTCATCTTCGGGCAGTGGAAGGCGCTGGGGGTGCTGGGGGCCACCGTGCTGTTCGGCTTCCTGCAGGCGCTCTCGATCGCGCTGGGCGGCTCCGAACTGCTGCCACCCACGCTGGTGAGCGCGCTGCCCTACCTGATCACGGTGCTGGCCCTGATCTTCACGGGCCGCAGCCGCGCGCCCAAGGCCCTGGGCCGCCCGTATGACGGCTGA